One genomic region from Colletes latitarsis isolate SP2378_abdomen chromosome 10, iyColLati1, whole genome shotgun sequence encodes:
- the LOC143346320 gene encoding uncharacterized protein LOC143346320 — MLGIIFRTIDPQYEQNYPAKRSRSTIIRRWKATEPTTKMSHCKHSFRFSFLLGVLAIRSFVETFNVDFELPISTPNEKFFSADLQRSVRSTKALNPAFQSARQNVRDEERNENFPLSESDWILTESIGDSRSSKRDAIAEKENLKKESFPRKRSRIDEIVEERANDRRSKRRKIARKEIRPKIVELESSDSGENTFYGFFKTDPVEGFPEGDVFVSAGNYPRNSDYDYVQEETGDPKNGNDYHPSYEIGEQFGKPKTSNDRTDSIELWEAEANERDRNGRSRVELNNEDNLRRLTGYHEFSVSPNDRQIDQDTFRFIARPIKAKQIPAELIGQSRSINAALKNVDSLIDDDVRRSKRDKRSPDLRAILEQEMINEDNANSKDCKCRVIRRSKGCSCRPKRGAPESLESETETEMVPGQEMASNLNVADLNSHDVADTEVFSELGDSPMEILKLQTESSNTKIARDAESSKMPQEILKETKTSSKTTLDRDENEFFREFKGTEEEKPSTDIAQDTAQYTWSNWENSTPLGSKMAEDIEVSETSSATFETSTLSDEHTSKEPEDDSDRDKTETEVSPETPVNAEDKPGSSEIVSSKRMKNSSNRKSKFSETRPWESRLFERTKLFLTSRRNLEKRREKQAVNSDPKLGSIDKIRRVRKNRVQQIPKLKEEEEQQSLQDAENEEKRSLKRREAWEVKKEENASKESMENKSVPIIEIARARNVRERIFDPKNQQNFYDSGIVELSDPKVAARGRFNSNKETKDESYVALVESLENPRIFYYREKPQNEQRRSAQVLLTNPHFYDKKYESLEIVDDSSEEDEQGSDEFPASRELYIIDPSEYKGGEPVLKLYRDRLKPQKINTKTISRNSVFYNLYKIRRTNDNRVPGWRDPQENVQENLPRNLNTDELLRILIDAFNLQFDDKFFERLTKQNSNSDKQSIVRSFVAKPEREQSSDEVARSEEDDKFVEIRESDEVVEEDEDANDSREGNSNETLSRRLSRLRREAPDQTKMQTLEIQGLEEVSSPRILSDIDDVEKSMVQKIPLEKYTQKENLSVNYINDWRNVGGNGNEDRGLPSFIEGSIPKLENVVIDGLETAKNFTGSVERLIENLDKNFNETSESSEQSDSVNSELTATDHNAFYNAITNVKKFFMFLGGITHILRG, encoded by the exons ATGCTTGGCATTATTTTTCGAACAATCGACCCGCAGTACGAACAAAACTATCCAGCGAAACGTTCGAGATCCACGATTATCAGGAGATGGAAAGCAACTGAACCGACGACAAAGATGAGCCATTGCAAGCACAGCTTTCGCTTCTCGTTTCTTTTGGGCGTTCTCGCGATTCGTTCTTTCGTTGAAACGTTTAACGTCGACTTTGAACTACCCATCTCAACGCCCAACGAGAAATTCTTCAG CGCGGATTTACAAAGAAGCGTACGCTCGACGAAAGCTTTGAATCCTGCTTTCCAGTCTGCACGCCAGAATGTTCGAGACGAGGAGAGGAATGAAAATTTCCCATTGTCCG AGTCTGATTGGATATTGACGGAATCGATCGGTGATTCGAGGAGTTCCAAGAGAGATGCGATCGCAGAGAAGGAAAACTTGAAGAAGGAGAGTTTTCCGAGGAAACGATCCAGAATCGACGAAATCGTCGAGGAGCGTGCAAACGATCGACGAAGTAAGAGGAGGAAAATCGCGAGAAAAGAAATCCGGCCGAAGATCGTGGAGCTGGAAAGCAGCGACAGCGGAGAAAACACTTTTTATGGATTCTTCAAGACGGACCCTGTCGAGGGCTTCCCGGAAGGTGACGTTTTCGTTTCCGCTGGCAACTATCCGCGAAACAGCGACTACGATTACGTTCAGGAGGAAACGGGAGATCCAAAAAACGGGAACGATTATCATCCATCGTACGAAATCGGTGAACAATTCGGAAAACCGAAAACTTCCAACGATCGTACAGACTCTATTGAGCTCTGGGAAGCTGAGGCCAACGAACGCGACAGAAACGGCAGGTCGAGAGTCGAATTGAACAACGAAGACAACTTGAGACGATTAACCGGTTATCACGAGTTCAGTGTTTCGCCAAACGATCGTCAAATCGATCAGGACACGTTTCGATTTATCGCCAGGCCTATCAAAGCTAAACAGATCCCAGCAGAGTTGATCGGTCAAAGCAGGAGTATCAATGCTGCTTTAAAAAATGTGGATTCGTTGATCGACGATGACGTTCGACGTAGCAAAAGAGACAAAAGAAGCCCCGATTTGCGTGCTATACTCGAACAAGAAATGATCAACGAAGACAACGCCAATTCGAAGGATTGCAAGTGTAGAGTAATTCGACGATCGAAAGGTTGCTCCTGTCGCCCAAAAAGAGGCGCTCCCGAGTCTCTAGAATCCGAAACAGAGACGGAAATGGTCCCAGGGCAAGAAATGGCCTCGAATTTGAACGTCGCCGACTTGAACTCTCACGATGTTGCAGATACAGAGGTATTTTCGGAACTTGGAGACTCGCCCATGGAAATACTGAAATTACAGACCGAGTCGAGCAACACTAAAATCGCACGCGACGCAGAGTCCTCGAAGATGCCTCAGGAAATCCTGAAAGAGACGAAAACATCTTCGAAAACAACACTCGATCGCGATGAAAACGAGTTTTTTCGCGAATTTAAGGGGACCGAGGAAGAGAAACCGTCGACTGATATTGCCCAAGATACTGCACAGTATACTTGGAGTAATTGGGAAAATTCTACGCCCCTCGGCAGCAAAATGGCGGAAGATATTGAAGTCTCGGAAACTTCTAGCGCGACGTTCGAAACGTCCACTTTATCGGATGAACATACCTCGAAGGAACCCGAAGACGATTCTGATAGAGATAAAACGGAAACGGAAGTTTCGCCCGAAACGCCTGTAAACGCTGAGGATAAGCCTGGAAGTTCCGAAATTGTGTCGTCAAAGAGAATGAAAAACTCTTCGAACAGGAAAAGCAAGTTTAGCGAAACGAGACCATGGGAATCGCGACTATTCGAAAGGACCAAGTTATTTTTGACGTCGAGGAGGAACCTCGAGAAGAGGAGGGAAAAACAAGCTGTGAATTCTGACCCTAAATTGGGATCGATCGATAAAATTCGACGAGTCCGCAAGAATCGAGTGCAGCAGATTCCAAAATTGAAAGAGGAAGAAGAGCAGCAGTCTTTGCAAGACGCCGAGAACGAGGAGAAGAGGAGCCTGAAAAGGAGGGAAGCTTGGGAGGTGAAAAAAGAGGAAAACGCGAGCAAGGAATCGATGGAAAATAAGAGCGTACCGATAATCGAGATCGCGAGAGCACGAAACGTTCGAGAAAGGATTTTCGATCCTAAAAATCAGCAGAATTTCTATGATTCAGGGATCGTCGAACTCTCCGATCCAAAGGTAGCTGCAAGGGGAAGATTTAACAGCAATAAGGAAACAAAAGACGAGTCTTACGTTGCACTGGTAGAAAGTTTAGAGAATCCACGAATCTTCTATTATCGAGAAAAGCCACAGAACGAACAGAGAAGAAGCGCACAG GTACTGTTGACAAATCCGCATTTTTACGATAAGAAATACGAAAGCCTCGAAATTGTTGATGATTCGAGCGAAGAGGATGAACAAGGATCGGACGAATTCCCTGCGAGTCGAGAATTGTATATAATTGACCCTTCCGAGTACAAAGGCGGAGAGCCCGTTTTAAAATTGTATAGGGACAGACTGAAACCCcaaaaaattaatacaaaaacGATCTCACGAAATTCCGTGTTCTACAATCTTTATAAAATTCGTCGCACGAATGATAACAGAGTTCCTGGTTGGAGAGATCCTCAAGAAAATGTCCAAGAAAATTTGCCAAGAAACCTAAACACTGATGAACTTTTAAGGATTTTAATCGACGCCTTCAATTTGCAATTCGACGACAAATTTTTTGAAAGATTAACGAAACAGAACTCGAACAGTGACAAACAAAGTATCGTACGTTCGTTTGTGGCAAAACCGGAAAGAGAACAGTCCAGCGACGAGGTTGCTCGAAGCGAAGAAGACGATAAATTCGTAGAGATTCGCGAGAGCGACGAAGTCGTCGAAGAGGACGAAGATGCCAACGATAGTCGCGAAGGAAACTCAAACGAGACGTTATCTAGGAGACTTAGCAGGCTTCGAAGAGAAGCGCCGGATCAAACAAAG ATGCAAACGTTGGAAATTCAAGGCTTGGAAGAAGTTTCGAGCCCCAGGATTCTAAGCGACATCGACGACGTCGAGAAATCGATGGTTCAGAAAATACCCCTCGAGAAATATACACAAAAGGAGAATTTGTCCGTCAATTATATTAATGACTGGAGGAATGTAGGGGGAAACGGTAACGAGGATCGAGGATTGCCATCGTTCATAGAGGGTAGCATACCAAAACTAGAAAACGTTGTGATCGATGGCTTAGAGACAGCTAAAAATTTCACGGGATCGGTGGAACGATTAATTGAAAATCTGGACAAGAATTTTAACGAGACGTCGGAATCTAGCGAACAAAGCGACTCGGTCAATTCTGAATTGACCGCCACCGATCATAACGCTTTTTATAATGCAATAACAAatgtaaagaaatttttcatgTTTCTTGGCGGAATTACACATATTTTACGAGGATAA